One part of the Acinetobacter sp. XS-4 genome encodes these proteins:
- a CDS encoding anhydro-N-acetylmuramic acid kinase, which translates to MSAIYIGVMTGTSMDGVDIVAASFEPLQLHATLTVPFEPELRDELMALTLPDDNEIDRMGKADVALAKMIGHGINTLIEKNQLDRSQIKAIGSHGQTIRHRPEHGFTLQIGDPNIITEITQIPVVSDFRRRDMAAGGQGAPLVPAFHQALFQHPSIHRVILNLGGIANVSMLPANNADGVFGFDTGPANILMDAWCHRHTGHPYDENGDWAAYGHPIRSLLDRLHAHEYFSKEPPKSTGREDFNIDWLDDQLIDWRNDLTYDELEDTPENIQATLLKLTVRAIQKAIYRSEMETGEVYVCGGGAYNSYLLEQLRWRLRKHNWSVQPTDVLGLSPTWVEATAFAWLAMRFVNGLSGNLPAVTGASDFRILGTITAV; encoded by the coding sequence ATGAGCGCAATCTATATCGGCGTAATGACTGGCACTAGTATGGATGGTGTGGATATTGTTGCGGCTTCATTTGAGCCACTACAGCTTCATGCCACTCTTACAGTTCCATTTGAACCCGAGTTACGTGATGAGCTTATGGCGTTAACTTTGCCTGATGACAATGAAATTGACCGCATGGGTAAAGCTGATGTTGCTCTAGCGAAAATGATTGGTCATGGGATTAATACTCTGATTGAAAAAAACCAGTTAGATCGTAGTCAAATTAAAGCAATTGGGTCACATGGGCAAACCATTCGTCACCGTCCAGAACATGGTTTTACGTTACAAATTGGCGATCCAAATATCATTACCGAAATCACTCAGATTCCGGTTGTTTCAGATTTTCGTCGTAGAGATATGGCAGCAGGTGGTCAAGGTGCACCATTGGTTCCAGCTTTCCATCAAGCCTTATTTCAACATCCAAGTATTCATCGTGTGATTTTAAATTTGGGTGGTATTGCTAATGTGAGTATGCTGCCTGCCAATAATGCTGACGGCGTATTTGGTTTTGATACAGGGCCTGCAAATATTTTGATGGATGCTTGGTGCCATCGCCATACAGGTCATCCATATGATGAAAATGGTGATTGGGCTGCCTATGGTCATCCTATTCGCTCTTTACTCGATCGTCTTCATGCACATGAATATTTTTCTAAAGAACCGCCTAAGAGCACAGGACGTGAAGACTTTAATATTGACTGGTTAGATGATCAGTTAATCGATTGGCGAAATGATTTAACTTACGATGAGTTAGAAGATACGCCTGAAAACATCCAAGCCACTTTATTAAAGCTTACTGTGCGTGCCATTCAAAAAGCGATTTATCGTTCTGAGATGGAAACAGGTGAAGTATATGTATGTGGTGGTGGTGCTTATAACTCTTATTTATTAGAACAATTACGCTGGCGTCTTCGTAAGCACAATTGGTCTGTTCAACCTACAGATGTTTTAGGACTCTCCCCTACTTGGGTCGAGGCTACCGCATTTGCTTGGTTAGCAATGCGTTTTGTAAATGGTTTAAGTGGTAATTTGCCAGCAGTAACAGGTGCTTCGGATTTTAGAATTCTAGGTACGATCACAGCGGTATAA
- the tyrS gene encoding tyrosine--tRNA ligase, with the protein MCLGFVMSNFLPAEEQLALIQRGTHEIISEEDLLKKLKESRPLKIKAGFDPTAPDLHLGHTVLINKLKTFQDLGHEVTFLIGDYTAMIGDPTGKSATRPPLSREQVEANAKTYQEQVFKILDPNKTKVRFNSEWFNQKSAADLIQLASQQTVSRMLERDDFTKRYSNHQPIAIHEFLYPLVQGYDSIALEADVELGGTDQTFNLLMGRTLQSRYGQESQVCITVPILEGLDGVNKMSKSLANYIGVFDTPGAMYQKVLSMPDSLIERYFDLLSFKSLDEIKTLLDEIAAGRNPQEVKRILALELVERFHDAEAAANAHKSAGNVITEGEVPEDTPEVTISRGEFGGEIFIATILRVAGLNPNAAAAKDAVARGAVKVDWNAVDAGFSVKENGTFIIQSGKKAIARVTFTD; encoded by the coding sequence ATGTGTTTAGGTTTTGTGATGTCAAATTTCTTGCCCGCCGAAGAACAGCTTGCCCTCATCCAACGAGGCACGCACGAAATTATTTCAGAAGAAGATTTACTGAAAAAGCTCAAAGAGAGTCGTCCTCTTAAAATTAAAGCTGGTTTCGACCCTACAGCACCAGATTTACATTTAGGACATACGGTTCTTATTAACAAACTAAAAACTTTCCAAGATTTGGGCCATGAAGTTACCTTCTTAATTGGTGACTATACAGCGATGATCGGTGACCCAACTGGTAAAAGTGCAACTCGTCCACCGTTGTCACGTGAACAAGTAGAAGCCAACGCTAAAACTTATCAAGAACAAGTTTTCAAAATATTAGACCCGAATAAAACAAAAGTACGTTTCAACTCAGAATGGTTTAATCAAAAGTCTGCTGCTGACCTTATTCAGCTAGCAAGCCAGCAAACCGTATCTCGCATGTTAGAACGTGATGATTTTACTAAGCGCTATAGCAACCATCAGCCAATTGCAATCCATGAGTTCTTGTATCCTTTAGTACAAGGCTATGACTCTATTGCACTCGAAGCTGACGTAGAGTTAGGGGGTACAGACCAGACCTTTAACTTACTTATGGGTCGTACTTTACAAAGCCGTTATGGTCAAGAATCACAAGTGTGTATCACTGTGCCGATTCTAGAAGGTTTAGATGGCGTCAATAAAATGTCTAAATCTTTAGCTAACTATATTGGTGTATTTGATACACCAGGGGCAATGTACCAAAAAGTTTTATCAATGCCTGATTCTTTAATTGAACGCTATTTCGATTTACTCAGCTTCAAATCTCTAGATGAGATCAAAACTTTATTAGATGAAATTGCTGCTGGTCGTAATCCGCAAGAAGTAAAACGTATTCTTGCACTTGAGCTGGTTGAACGTTTCCATGATGCAGAAGCTGCCGCTAATGCCCATAAAAGTGCTGGTAACGTTATTACAGAAGGTGAAGTACCAGAAGACACCCCAGAAGTGACTATTTCACGTGGTGAGTTTGGTGGGGAAATCTTTATTGCTACGATTTTACGTGTAGCTGGTTTAAATCCAAATGCAGCAGCTGCAAAAGATGCAGTAGCTCGCGGTGCAGTAAAAGTTGACTGGAATGCTGTTGATGCAGGTTTCTCTGTAAAAGAAAACGGTACTTTCATTATTCAGTCAGGTAAAAAAGCAATTGCACGTGTAACGTTCACTGACTAA
- a CDS encoding alpha/beta hydrolase produces MDLTNRIHQYTRGAWTFDVIDSGPIDGPLVVLLHGFPETAHSWEQTSELLHQHQFRTLAIHQRGYSVNARPQSRFQYSLSELVEDVASLIEQLGQPVYLIGHDWGSAIASGVAMKYPQYIQHLTLVSVPHQAAFLKACLSSRQLFKSYYFAIFQLPILPELLFKKIPKLGRKFLKSSGMTEQQIAIFEAEFIEENRLTTALNWYRGFFWDKPQNPFKAIDVPTLFIWGKHDIAVTEKSAELNSHYFKNSYDAVFMDATHWIPYQNAPELVQYFLESVREK; encoded by the coding sequence ATGGATCTGACCAACCGTATTCATCAATACACACGTGGGGCTTGGACATTCGATGTGATTGATTCAGGCCCTATAGATGGTCCACTCGTTGTTTTATTGCATGGTTTTCCAGAGACTGCTCATAGTTGGGAGCAAACCTCCGAGTTATTGCATCAGCATCAATTTAGAACGCTCGCGATCCATCAACGTGGTTATAGTGTAAATGCTAGGCCTCAAAGCCGATTTCAATATTCACTGAGTGAACTTGTAGAAGATGTGGCGAGTTTAATTGAGCAGCTTGGTCAGCCAGTTTATTTAATTGGGCATGACTGGGGCTCAGCAATTGCTTCGGGCGTTGCGATGAAATACCCACAATATATTCAACATCTCACTTTAGTTTCTGTGCCCCACCAAGCTGCTTTTTTAAAAGCCTGTTTAAGCAGCAGACAACTTTTTAAATCTTATTATTTTGCAATTTTTCAGCTACCGATTCTGCCCGAACTTTTATTTAAAAAGATACCTAAATTGGGCCGTAAGTTTCTTAAGTCATCAGGTATGACCGAGCAACAAATTGCGATATTTGAGGCTGAATTTATAGAAGAAAATAGATTAACTACGGCGTTGAATTGGTATCGTGGCTTTTTTTGGGACAAGCCTCAAAATCCGTTTAAAGCCATAGATGTCCCTACTCTCTTTATTTGGGGTAAACATGATATTGCCGTTACAGAGAAAAGTGCCGAGCTAAACTCACATTATTTTAAAAATAGTTATGACGCAGTTTTTATGGATGCAACGCATTGGATTCCCTATCAGAATGCACCTGAACTGGTGCAATACTTTTTAGAATCTGTCCGTGAAAAGTAA